The stretch of DNA ACTGACGCTCTTCGCTGCGGCGGGCCCGTAGGCTAGAAGCCCTGCAACCCCGACCCCACCATGCGCGCCGCAGTCCTTAGCTGTCCGGTCCACGGTGGTGGTTCCGTGACCACCTGCGCCGTTCGCGCCATCGTCCATAGGGTGATTCAGCCTTGAAGATGTGCACGAAGGTGCCCCACGACATCACCAAACGGCGCCCCAACGAACCCCAGCTTTCAAAGGGCCGGGCCGAGACTGGCATACGTAGGTGGCTGTCGTAAAGGACGTCCATGCCAGGGCGCAGCAGGTAGGAAATTTCCAAATCGTCGTGGATATCGGGATTGTCACGGGTCACCGCCCCACCCAGCCGGGCCCAGATGTCAGCTGTCATTGCATAGTTTGAACCAAAGATGGGCGGGTGGCCGAGCAGAAAGCCCACCACGTGGAAGTAGCCGCCCAGGTACAGGACCCGTCCCAGCCAGTGCACCAGGGNTGTGCCGCCGTAAANATCTCCGGGGCCTGTCACGAGCCCAAATTCCCCACTCCCCAGATCGGCCGCAACCCGCTCCAACCAATCGGNGGCGGGCCGTGAATCCGCGTCAATACGTGCCAGAATGTCCGCGCCGGCCGCGTCAAAGCCGTGGGCCGAGGCGCCGGCAACACCTAAGATAGGCCACACGATCCGGCGCACCCCGGCGGCCGCGCAGACCTGCCAGGTGGTGTCCGTACTGGCGTTGTCAACAACAATAATCTGGTCAGCCTGCCGGGTTTGCCCGGCCAGGCAGGCAAGGCAAATAGCCAAAAGTTCGCCATCGTTGCGCGAGGGAATAACAACGGCGATGGTTGGTGTGGGCGCATCTGCCGGCACGGCGGTGGTTCCATCTGCCAAGGGCCGCCGCTTCAGCGGGAGCAGTGTCATCCGCAGGCTCTGCGGCAAGGCCCGGGACCACTGGATTCTCCCCATAGGCTCAGACTACATCCCCGCCTCTTAGGGGCCGGCCAAGCTCCTCCCTCAGCATGACCGGCTGCGCTGCCGTGCCTAGGCGCTGGCACCCGCCGCTGCCTTGGCTGCTGCAGNGAGGGCGTCGAAGATGCGGTTCATAGCGGCGTCGTCGTGTGCTGCTGAGAGGAACCAGGCCTCGAAGACGCTCGNGGGCAGGTACANCCCGGAGTCCAGCATGGAGTGGAAGAACGGAGCGTAACGGAACACTTCTTGGGCCTGGGCGTCGGCGTAGTTGTGCA from Arthrobacter polaris encodes:
- a CDS encoding glycosyltransferase family 2 protein codes for the protein MGRIQWSRALPQSLRMTLLPLKRRPLADGTTAVPADAPTPTIAVVIPSRNDGELLAICLACLAGQTRQADQIIVVDNASTDTTWQVCAAAGVRRIVWPILGVAGASAHGFDAAGADILARIDADSRPAXDWLERVAADLGSGEFGLVTGPGDXYGGTXLVHWLGRVLYLGGYFHVVGFLLGHPPIFGSNYAMTADIWARLGGAVTRDNPDIHDDLEISYLLRPGMDVLYDSHLRMPVSARPFESWGSLGRRLVMSWGTFVHIFKAESPYGRWRERRRWSRNHHRGPDS